From the genome of Amycolatopsis sp. NBC_01488, one region includes:
- the rpsC gene encoding 30S ribosomal protein S3 gives MGQKINPHGFRLGITTDWKSRWYADKQYAEYVAEDVKIRKLLATGMERAGISKVEIERTRDRVRVDIHTARPGIVIGRRGAEADRIRGALEKLTKKQVQLNILEVKNPEADAQLVAQAVAEQLSNRVAFRRAMRKAIQTSMRSPQVKGIRVQCGGRLGGAEMSRSEHYRDGRVPLHTLRADIDYGFFEAKTTFGRIGVKVWIYKGELVGGLKAREARDAAERAPRGGRDRDRSDRPARPRRSGASGTTATSTEAGRAAAAATTEAPAAPATETAEKTEG, from the coding sequence GTGGGCCAGAAGATCAACCCGCACGGTTTCCGCCTGGGTATCACCACGGACTGGAAGTCGCGCTGGTACGCCGACAAGCAGTACGCCGAGTACGTGGCCGAGGACGTCAAGATCCGCAAGCTGCTGGCGACGGGCATGGAGCGCGCCGGCATCTCCAAGGTCGAGATCGAGCGCACCCGTGACCGCGTCCGCGTCGACATCCACACCGCCCGGCCGGGCATCGTCATCGGCCGCCGCGGCGCGGAGGCCGACCGGATCCGCGGCGCGCTGGAGAAGCTGACCAAGAAGCAGGTCCAGCTGAACATCCTCGAGGTCAAGAACCCCGAGGCCGACGCCCAGCTGGTCGCCCAGGCGGTCGCGGAGCAGCTTTCCAACCGCGTGGCGTTCCGCCGCGCGATGCGGAAGGCGATCCAGACCTCCATGCGCTCGCCGCAGGTCAAGGGCATCCGCGTGCAGTGCGGCGGTCGTCTCGGCGGTGCCGAGATGTCCCGCTCCGAGCACTACCGCGATGGCCGGGTCCCGCTGCACACGCTGCGCGCCGACATCGACTACGGCTTCTTCGAGGCCAAGACGACGTTCGGTCGCATCGGCGTCAAGGTGTGGATCTACAAGGGTGAGCTCGTCGGTGGCCTGAAGGCCCGCGAAGCCCGCGACGCCGCCGAGCGCGCGCCGCGCGGTGGTCGCGACCGTGACCGCAGCGACCGGCCGGCCCGTCCGCGTCGTTCCGGCGCCTCGGGCACGACCGCCACCTCGACCGAAGCCGGTCGCGCCGCCGCTGCGGCCACGACCGAGGCCCCGGCGGCTCCGGCCACCGAGACCGCAGAAAAGACGGAGGGCTGA
- the rplV gene encoding 50S ribosomal protein L22 codes for MNAQNDVTTEAELPTAYARARFVRDSPTKVRRVIELIKGRSAADALAVLRFAPQAASEPVAKVLASAVANAENNLQLDPDTLWVKNAYADEGPTLKRIRPRAQGRAYRIRKRTSHITVEVESRPAVAQKAQSKKKAGGR; via the coding sequence ATGAACGCCCAGAACGACGTGACGACCGAGGCTGAACTGCCTACGGCGTACGCGCGGGCTCGCTTCGTCCGGGACTCGCCGACCAAGGTGCGCCGGGTGATCGAGCTCATCAAGGGACGTAGCGCCGCCGACGCCTTGGCCGTGCTCCGGTTCGCCCCGCAGGCGGCCAGCGAGCCGGTCGCGAAGGTGCTCGCCAGCGCCGTGGCCAACGCCGAGAACAACCTTCAGCTGGACCCGGACACGCTCTGGGTCAAGAACGCGTACGCCGACGAGGGCCCGACCCTCAAGCGGATCCGCCCGCGGGCCCAGGGCCGCGCGTACCGGATCCGCAAGCGGACCAGCCACATCACCGTCGAGGTGGAGTCGCGTCCCGCCGTCGCGCAGAAGGCTCAGAGCAAGAAGAAGGCAGGTGGCCGGTAG
- the rpsS gene encoding 30S ribosomal protein S19, which produces MPRSLKKGPFVDDHLLKKVDALNESGKKTVIKTWSRRSTIIPDFLGHTIAVHDGRKHVPVFVTEAMVGHKLGEFAPTRTFKGHIKDDRKSRRR; this is translated from the coding sequence GGGCCCGTTCGTGGACGACCACCTGCTCAAGAAGGTGGACGCGCTGAACGAATCGGGCAAGAAGACCGTGATCAAGACCTGGTCGCGCCGCTCGACGATCATCCCGGACTTCCTGGGTCACACGATCGCCGTGCACGACGGCCGCAAGCACGTCCCGGTGTTCGTCACCGAGGCCATGGTGGGTCACAAGCTGGGCGAGTTCGCCCCGACGCGGACCTTCAAGGGTCACATCAAGGACGACCGCAAGTCGCGCCGCCGCTGA